The proteins below come from a single Rosa rugosa chromosome 2, drRosRugo1.1, whole genome shotgun sequence genomic window:
- the LOC133734816 gene encoding receptor-like protein 3: protein MARGFLVTLILFFSFISSHIHACNQNERSFLLSFALTLSSSLLTWNSSDCCYWEGITCDQYGFVTHLELPSKGFKIEGGNTFPSLGNLTHLTHLNLSHNSLYGSLDHIQLPLSLNRLEVLDLSHNAFSGSIPSSTCLHSSPLIWLLDFSFNNFSGSISPRLGKCSKLRVFRAGYNNLAGLLPEDIYNATTLEEIELPSNSLYGAISDKIVNLTALNTFDFSYNHFSGVLPPSLGKLSKLKFIVLDSNYLEGPLPPSLMNCTKLVGLRIGANSLEGDISTFNFSKLSQLSKLDLAVNLLTGTVPRSLYSCKSLKAIRLGKNDLEGLIQPEIISLTSLSFLSFSFNKRQLANVTGAVKVLMGCKTLVFLTISSCFLGGEMPGDDGIVEFDGFQSIRLLDLSSCGLTGEIPGWLSKLKKLEILNLDSNRITGSIPSWLGTLPRLHSILLASNQISGGFPKELCRLPMLVHGRAAAQVDRNHLELPIFDKPEDGDSIQYSSLSLFSPMIDLSNNNMSGSIPSEIGQMQFLSELHLSFNNFSGDIPHQISNLKNLKVLDLSNNHLSGKIPASLTFLNLLGIFNVSYNNLEGPITTSIQFQSFGAYAFEGNPKLCGALLQKECQPRKVIDGNEKGKNQDVENASQNQNPWSYISIVLGFITGFWGVCGPLMLKKTWRNAYFQYLDNAKNKFIIVMIRVHMNWTKHKN, encoded by the coding sequence ATGGCTCGAGGCTTCCTTGTCACCCTAATcttattcttttctttcataTCTTCTCATATTCATGCATGCAACCAAAATGAACGCAGCTTTCTCCTCTCCTTtgctctcactctctcttcttctcttcttactTGGAACTCCTCCGATTGTTGCTATTGGGAGGGCATCACTTGTGATCAGTATGGTTTTGTCACCCATCTGGAGTTACCTTCTAAAGGGTTCAAAATCGAAGGAGGTAATACTTTCCCTTCACTCGGAAATCTCACACATCTCACCCACCTCAATCTCTCCCACAATTCGCTTTATGGTTCACTAGATCACATTCAATTACCCTTGTCATTGAATCGTCTAGAGGTCCTTGACTTGAGCCATAACGCATTTTCAGGTTCCATCCCGTCCTCTACTTGTCTTCATTCTTCTCCCTTGATATGGCTTTTAGATTTTTCCTTCAATAATTTTAGTGGCAGTATTTCTCCCAGACTAGGCAAGTGCTCCAAACTACGAGTTTTTCGTGCAGGCTACAATAATCTAGCCGGGTTACTTCCGGAAGATATCTATAATGCTACCACACTCGAAGAGATTGAGTTGCCTAGTAATTCCCTATATGGAGCCATTAGTGATAAAATTGTCAACCTCACTGCGCTCAACACTTTTGATTTCTCTTATAACCATTTCAGTGGTGTTCTCCCTCCAAGTCTTGGGAAGCTCTCGAAGTTGAAATTCATAGTCCTTGATTCGAACTATCTAGAAGGTCCTTTGCCCCCTTCTTTGATGAATTGCACGAAGCTCGTAGGACTACGTATAGGAGCCAACAGCTTGGAAGGAGATATCTCCACGTTTAATTTCTCCAAACTGAGCCAACTTAGTAAACTTGATCTAGCGGTGAATCTCCTCACCGGTACTGTGCCAAGGAGTCTTTACTCATGTAAATCCTTGAAAGCAATTCGCCTAGGCAAAAATGATCTAGAGGGACTAATACAACCTGAGATTATATCGTTGACATCCTTGTCCTTTTTATCCTTTAGTTTCAACAAACGACAATTGGCCAATGTCACAGGGGCAGTGAAGGTATTAATGGGTTGCAAAACTCTAGTATTCCTCACCATTTCATCTTGTTTTCTAGGTGGTGAAATGCCAGGTGATGATGGGATTGTTGAATTTGATGGATTCCAAAGTATTCGACTTTTGGATTTGAGTTCTTGTGGACTCACTGGTGAAATACCTGGATGGTTATCTAAGCTGAAGAAGCTTGAGATCCTGAATCTGGATTCTAATAGAATCACAGGGTCAATTCCTAGTTGGCTCGGGACTTTACCACGGCTGCATTCTATACTCTTGGCATCCAACCAAATTTCAGGTGGTTTTCCAAAAGAACTTTGTAGGCTGCCGATGTTGGTACATGGGCGAGCTGCAGCTCAAGTAGATCGTAATCATCTTGAGCTGCCTATATTTGACAAACCGGAAGATGGAGACTCTATACAGTACAGTTCTTTGTCTCTCTTTTCTCCAATGATTGATCTATCAAACAACAACATGAGTGGAAGTATACCTTCCGAGATCGGCCAAATGCAGTTTCTCAGTGAGTTGCATCTTAGCTTCAACAACTTTTCTGGTGACATTCCACACCAAATATCTAATCTTAAAAATTTGAAGGTATTGGATCTCTCCAACAATCATTTGTCTGGGAAGATTCCAGCCTCACTGACATTCCTTAACTTGCTGGGAATTTTTAATGTCTCATACAATAATCTGGAAGGACCAATTACAACAAGCATTCAGTTTCAAAGCTTCGGTGCGTATGCATTTGAAGGCAATCCAAAGCTTTGTGGCGCCCTGCTTCAAAAAGAGTGTCAACCAAGAAAGGTCATCGACGGTAATGAAAAGGGCAAAAACCAAGATGTCGAGAATGcgtctcaaaatcaaaatccatgGTCTTATATTTCCATTGTGCTTGGGTTCATTACAGGATTTTGGGGAGTTTGTGGTCCTTTGATGCTCAAGAAGACATGGAGAAATGCATATTTTCAATACCTAGACAATGCTAAAAATAAGTTCATTATTGTGATGATAAGAGTGCATATGAACTGGACGAAACACAAAAATtag
- the LOC133734820 gene encoding tyrosine-sulfated glycopeptide receptor 1-like — translation MLQLVNLTMLDLSYNQLSGVLPHHFGKFSKLKLMVLDFINLEGFLPPSLTNCTNLVELRLADNFFAGEITRINFSYFSQLSKLDLRKNNFTGIFPISLYSCKSLKAIRLSCNNLEGEIQPEILSLKSLSFLSLGDNTLTNVTGAMKILMRFTTIYVGNNNTINGNIPTEISQLQLLHTLSLSNNFSRNIPEQMANLKNLEILDLSMNHLSGKIHLSLASLNFLSSFNVSYNNLEGQIPTSTQLQSFNASAFEGNPKLCGAPLSNECLPNPKKGNEEYNNKNNNHDHLDINGQQIPWLSVVFGFIVGFLGVCGPICIFPISRKLMYTVGSV, via the exons ATGCTGCAACTTGTGAACCTCACAATGCTTGATCTCTCCTATAACCAATTGAGTGGTGTGCTCCCTCACCATTTTGGCAAGTTCTCTAAGTTGAAACTCATGGTTCTTGATTTCATCAATCTAGAAGGTTTTTTGCCCCCGTCTCTCACAAATTGCACAAACCTTGTAGAATTACGCCTTGCAGACAACTTCTTTGCAGGAGAAATCACCAGGATTAACTTCTCTTATTTTAGTCAGCTTAGTAAACTTGACCTACGGAAAAATAACTTCACTGGTATCTTTCCAATAAGCCTGTACTCATGCAAGTCCTTGAAAGCAATTCGACTGAGCTGTAACAATCTAGAGGGAGAAATACAGCCTGAGATTCTATCGTTGAAATCCTTGTCCTTCCTGTCTCTTGGTGATAATACATTGACCAATGTTACAGGAGCAATGAAGATATTGATGCGTTTCACAA CTATATATGTAGGCAATAATAATACCATTAATGGGAACATACCTACAGAGATCAGCCAATTGCAGCTTCTCCATACATTGAGTCTTAGCAACAACTTCTCCAGAAACATTCCAGAGCAAATGGCCAACCTAAAAAACTTGGAGATATTGGATCTCTCCATGAATCATTTGTCTGGAAAAATCCATCTGTCATTGGCGAGTCTCAACTTCTTGTCATCTTTTAATGTCTCATACAATAATCTTGAAGGACAAATACCAACCAGTACTCAGCTCCAAAGCTTCAATGCCTCTGCATTTGAGGGGAATCCCAAACTTTGTGGTGCACCACTTTCAAATGAATGCCTACCAAATCCAAAGAAGGGCAATGAAGaatacaacaacaaaaacaacaacCATGATCATCTGGACATTAATGGGCAACAAATTCCATGGCTTTCGGTTGTTTTTGGGTTCATTGTAGGATTTTTGGGAGTTTGTGGTCCTATATGCATATTTCCAATTTCTAGAAAATTAATGTATACAGTAGGCTCCGTATGA